The Athalia rosae chromosome 7, iyAthRosa1.1, whole genome shotgun sequence genome window below encodes:
- the LOC105691060 gene encoding uncharacterized protein LOC105691060 yields MPRPSRDSYGDQKPPYSYISLTAMAIWSSRDKMLPLAEIYKFIGDRFPYYRKDTRRWQNSLRHNLSFNDCFIKVPRGPHRPGKGAYWALHPEALSMFENGSLLRRRKRFKLHKPDKDLLNSELQALASTFPCSRTPDSGVGVETSAPSSTGTLSAANLHRLREDLIQWEIHQEKQMMQAAAAAAAVAGSIPAGNAGYNLFPGNGMGELPTNGLYFISQEAQQRLGSVAQVLQNPENIPQGPTTAAATGNNSWSWDFSGLSTASAYIHHSMQPFFAHHQQSVAPDRVGSLLPEVDPIRRLQGSNTSSLGIGPANLNLSRRQISIQNQEASDHLILRSGATGLLPGHCENDNNAGDHGSPAGHLMRNFSSKNYEIGSQESANERTRERFPKHRKENQLQRQELSHLAKDRDYRERVDDVSRNDASSRVENTADTNHAVIRNGGGYGNDNRESLSPVLRDHPMTTLIQPCNYGIRKRTKRPFTIENIIAPDHEFDDPTGDRSAEDYDSSRNNSPSGVLTGTTSDKYPLIAAPRALYAGFPQMQPLALTASGLHKRNNEY; encoded by the exons ATGCCAAGACCGTCGCGGGATTCCTACGGTGACCAGAAGCCGCCGTATTCTTACATTTCATTGACAGCTATGGCGATATGGTCGTCCCGTGATAAAATGCTGCCCCTTGCAGAGATCTATAAGTTTATCGGCGACCGTTTTCCCTACTACAGAAAAGACACGCGAAGATGGCAAAACTCCCTGCGACACAATTTATCGTTCAACGATTGTTTCATCAAG GTACCTCGGGGTCCTCATCGTCCCGGTAAAGGAGCTTACTGGGCCCTGCATCCCGAGGCGTTGTCCATGTTCGAAAATGGGTCTCTCCTCCGTCGGCGGAAGCGTTTCAAACTCCACAAACCTGACAAGGATCTTCTGAATTCCGAACTTCAGGCGTTGGCTTCGACATTCCCGTGCAGCAGGACACCGGATTCCGGTGTCGGCGTGGAAACGAGCGCCCCGTCGTCGACCGGTACCCTCAGCGCCGCGAATCTCCACAGATTGCGAGAGGACCTCATCCAGTGGGAGATTCACCAGGAGAAGCAGATGATGCAAGCCGCagcagccgccgccgccgtcgctgGTTCGATCCCCGCGGGAAACGCCGGTTACAACCTTTTCCCCGGTAACGGTATGGGCGAATTACCGACCAATGGACTGTACTTCATATCTCAAGAGGCTCAGCAACGATTGGGATCCGTTGCTCAGGTGCTGCAAAATCCTGAAAATATTCCTCAAGGACCGACGACCGCCGCGGCTACCGGTAATAATTCGTGGTCGTGGGATTTTTCCGGGCTCTCGACAGCCTCGGCGTACATTCATCATTCCATGCAACCGTTTTTCGCCCATCACCAGCAATCCGTCGCTCCGGACAGGGTCGGTTCACTGTTACCGGAAGTCGATCCGATCCGACGATTGCAGGGGAGCAATACTTCGTCCCTCGGGATCGGTCCCGCGAACCTGAATCTCAGCAGACGGCAAATTTCCATCCAGAACCAGGAGGCCAGCGATCATTTGATTCTGCGATCCGGTGCAACGGGTTTACTTCCGGGTCATTGCGAGAATGATAATAACGCCGGTGATCACGGTAGCCCCGCGGGACATctgatgagaaatttttcatcgaagaaTTACGAGATCGGTTCACAGGAATCCGCCAACGAAAGGACAAGAGAAAGATTTCCGAAGCATCGAAAGGAGAACCAACTTCAGCGTCAGGAATTATCGCACCTGGCAAAGGACAGGGATTACCGGGAAAGGGTGGACGACGTCAGTCGCAATGACGCTAGTTCGCGGGTAGAAAATACCGCGGATACGAACCACGCCGTGATCAGAAACGGCGGTGGTTACGGTAACGATAACAGAGAATCCTTATCGCCGGTTCTACGGGATCATCCGATGACGACGTTAATCCAGCCCTGCAATTACGGTATACGGAAAAGAACCAAAAGGCCTTTTACGATAGAAAATATTATAGCGCCTGATCACGAATTCGACGATCCTACGGGAGACAGATCGGCGGAAGATTACGATTCGTCTAGGAACAACTCACCGAGTGGCGTTCTGACGGGCACTACTTCGGATAAATATCCCCTCATAGCTGCTCCCAGAGCACTTTACGCCGGCTTTCCACAAATGCAACCGTTGGCCCTAACTGCTTCTGGTCTTCACAAGCGTAACAACGAGTACTGA